One window of the Rosa rugosa chromosome 3, drRosRugo1.1, whole genome shotgun sequence genome contains the following:
- the LOC133736428 gene encoding LL-diaminopimelate aminotransferase, chloroplastic-like: MALSQASISSSSSALFSQSRFNFKSPTSRGQSVAVPAKTIGGVFKCVATPEKTEFKTQVSRNANMGKLQAGYLFPEIARRRNAHLEKYPDAKIIPLGIGDTTEPIPEYISSAMAKRALAMSTLEGYSGYGPEQGEKPLRTAIAKTFYDNLGIEEDDIFVSDGAKCDISRLQVLFGEDKTIAVQDPSYPAYVDSSVIMGQTGQYQKSVEKFANIEYMRCTPDNGFFPDLSSTNRTDIIFFCSPNNPTGSAATREQLTQLVKFAKDNGSIIVYDSAYAMYMSDDNPRSIFEIPGAKDVAIETSSFSKYAGFTGVRLGWTVVPKQLHYSDGFQVAKDFNRIVCTCFNGASTIAQAGGLACLEPEGLKAMHGVINFYKENTNIIMETFNSLGFNVYGGTNAPYVWVHFPGQSSWDVFAEILEKTHVVTTPGSGFGPGGEGFIRVSAFGHRENVLEACKRFKQLYK, from the exons atggctCTGAGTCAAGCTTCaatctcgtcttcttcctccgCCTTGTTCTCTCAGAGCCGCTTCAATTTCAAGTCCCCAACCTCCAG AGGTCAGAGCGTCGCCGTTCCCGCCAAAACCATCGGCGGCGTCTTTAAATGCGTCGCCACTCCTGAAAAGACAG AGTTCAAGACTCAGGTGAGTCGCAATGCGAACATGGGGAAGCTTCAAGCTGGTTATCTTTTTCCAGAG ATTGCTAGGAGGAGGAATGCGCACTTGGAGAAGTACCCTGATGCGAAAATAATTCCCCTTGGAATTGGTGACACTACCGAGCCCATTCCAGAATATATATCCTCTGCAATGGCAAAG AGAGCACTTGCCATGTCCACCCTAGAGGGTTACAGTGGTTATGGACCCGAACAAGGTGAAAAG CCACTGAGAACTGCAATTGCTAAAACGTTTTATGATAACCTTGGCATAGAGGAAGATGATATATTTGTTTCTGATGGTGCAAAATGTGACATATCCCGCCTTCAG GTTCTTTTTGGGGAGGATAAAACAATAGCAGTGCAAGATCCATCATATCcg GCTTATGTAGACTCTAGTGTTATTATGGGCCAGACAGGACAGTACCAGAAATCTGTTGAGAAGTTCGCAAACATTGAGTACATGAGGTGTACTCCCGATAATGGATTTTTTCCTGATCTGTCCTCTACTAATCGAACAGATATCATATTTTTCTGTTCACCAAACAATCCTACTGGTTCTGCTGCAACAAGGGAGCAACTGACACAACTTGTAAAGTTTGCCAAGGATAATGGCTCAATCATAGTCTATGATTCTGCATATGCCATGTATATGTCAGATGATAATCCACGCTCCATCTTTGAAATCCCTGGAGCTAAAGAT GTTGCAATTGAGACATCATCATTTAGCAAGTATGCTGGATTCACTGGAGTTCGTTTGGGGTGGACTGTGGTTCCAAAGCAGTTGCACTATTCGGATGGTTTTCAAGTCGCCAAGGACTTCAACCGCATTGTTTGTACTTGCTTCAATGGTGCATCCACTATTGCCCAAGCTGGTGGTCTGGCTTGCCTTGAACCAGAGGGTCTTAAG GCTATGCACGGGGTGATAAATTTCTACAAAGAAAACACTAATATCATAATGGAGACATTTAACTCCCTTGGCTTTAATGTATATGGAGGGACGAATGCTCCATATGTGTGGGTCCACTTCCCCGGACAAAGCTCATGGGATGTGTTTGCTGAGATTCTTGAGAAGACTCATGTGGTTACCACACCTGGAAGTGGCTTTGGACCTGGTGGTGAGGGTTTCATCAGGGTTAGTGCCTTTGGTCACAGGGAAAATGTATTAGAAGCATGCAAGAGATTCAAGCAATTATACAAGTGA